One segment of Spodoptera frugiperda isolate SF20-4 chromosome 5, AGI-APGP_CSIRO_Sfru_2.0, whole genome shotgun sequence DNA contains the following:
- the LOC118272205 gene encoding 5-methylcytosine rRNA methyltransferase nsun-4, with the protein MFNISSIYKSTCVTSYLVLQTRYKNKIHWSKLKKKTGPKYKALNHFDEFYASVFGDAKWQAMREAMLRRSKYVALVNNYGDADKTIEELTNRGAHCLKKLITIQQEFNKEYKVTAEPTQVLETDGQSERLAEYMERQQTDEISNIYPNSENKPEKLDMEDEGKVKVKKVNQEMSYPNKTLDESIAEAKIDESRIIDPSMGMTSESLYQFLPATKLKGMDEWVPESVHYSYYSKEKDFPFIIEPDGPLKYPEHLKVYTYEMDSDQTTFPEPKRCQTGVYNYYPMDCGSILPVLALDLSPGDRVLDLCSAPGGKALVALQTLLPDVVVCNDISISRLNRIQRSFREYLFDFETSNKWRERVVFKRVDGRLYTDDLGFDKVLVDVPCTTDRHSMNEDENNIFRPDRVKERLRIPEMQSQLLVNALRLVKVGGTVVYSTCSLSPIQNDGVVHMGMKQAFENNNIIVKVKNMSLMMSGLSSTLVLGTGSAAPKYGQLVTPSIGANFGPSYIAKLIRMR; encoded by the exons atgtttaatatatcaAGTATATACAAAAGTACATGTGTTACTTCGTATTTAGTGCTACAAACTCGTTACAAAAACAAGATACATTGG TCGAAGTTGAAGAAAAAGACTGGTCCTAAGTATAAAGCGTTGAATCATTTCGATGAGTTCTATGCTTCTGTGTTTGGGGACGCTAAATGGCAGGCGATGCGTGAGGCGATGTTACGGCGCTCGAAATATGTAGCTCTCGTGAACAATTACGGAGATGCCGACAAAACAATCGAAGAACTTACCAATAGAG GTGCCCACTGcctaaaaaagttaataacGATACAGCAAGAGTTTAACAAAGAATACAAAGTTACTGCTGAGCCAACACAAGTTCTAGAGACGGACGGACAGTCAGAAAGACTAGCAGAGTATATGGAGAGACAACAGACTGATGAGATCTCCAATATTTATCCTAATTCTGAGAATAAACCGGAGAAACTGGACATGGAAGATGAAGGAAAAGTCAAAGTGAAGAAGGTTAACCAAGAGAT GTCGTATCCAAACAAGACCCTTGATGAATCAATAGCGGAAGCCAAGATAGATGAGTCCAGGATAATAGACCCGTCAATGGGCATGACTTCCGAGTCTCTCTACCAGTTCCTGCCCGCCACCAAGCTGAAGGGAATGGATGAGTGGGTCCCTGAGTCTGTgcattattcttattattcta AGGAGAAAGACTTCCCATTTATAATAGAACCAGACGGCCCCCTAAAATATCCGGAACATTTGAAAGTGTATACATATGAAATGGACAGTGACCAAACCACTTTCCCAGAACCAAAAAGATGTCAAACAG GTGTGTACAACTACTACCCAATGGACTGCGGGAGTATCCTCCCAGTGCTCGCCCTGGACCTGAGCCCCGGTGACAGGGTGCTGGACCTCTGCTCCGCCCCCGGGGGCAAAGCCCTGGTCGCGCTGCAGACGTTACTGCCGGACGTAGTTGTGTGTAACGATATCTCTATATCTAGACTGAATAG AATACAGCGCTCGTTCCGCGAATACTTATTCGACTTCGAGACGAGCAACAAATGGCGGGAGCGGGTCGTCTTCAAGAGGGTGGACGGACGACTGTACACTGATGATCTAGGATTCGATAAG GTCCTAGTAGACGTCCCGTGCACGACAGACAGACACTCGATGAACGAGGACGAGAACAACATCTTCAGACCTGACAGGGTCAAGGAGAGGCTCCGGATACCTGAGATGCAGTCACAGTTGCTTGT tAACGCTCTTCGACTGGTGAAGGTCGGCGGTACAGTTGTGTACTCTACATGTTCCCTGAGCCCCATACAGAACGACGGGGTCGTACACATGGGGATGAAGCAAGCCTTCgagaataataatatcattgttAAAGTCAA GAACATGTCACTAATGATGTCAGGTTTAAGCAGCACGCTGGTATTAGGCACAGGGTCCGCCGCGCCCAAATATGGCCAGCTAGTCACGCCATCTATCGGCGCCAACTTCGGACCATCTTATATCGCTAAACTTATTCGTATgcgataa
- the LOC118272023 gene encoding uncharacterized protein LOC118272023, producing the protein MDSGRLEAAPSGAVHLDTVRALHQTVVSLRTALEVSKNELKQLKEKYEQHSHCLEYADVIEKLTLENHILRRRIIESDYQEKDPDAQNIKLEVTYSPNTHNIEEFTSSEVVIATATDRNSTIDELEPIPQESDENSNFCSAEKLNEIPEDVEEFSEAPESPAFNESAESVPPDDANNNTELGEISQVSSLPKETEEPEELHQPSFKTKLELLSKFDVRIKVRTLKEGTIVSSTTSESDSSEDRRGFEKDSVFTGQRFQEKEGQVDNKTVNIKSVTTDNVRMAVPNEADVKSKSDKFDVQVRITSEENLVVKENIERSRRKDTLNLDVDDLSLRSLSEGDNSVFSEGGTTPIDPNAAAANEEKQEDNASGNESEEVDDIELIFTTDESKDMSNLQEDLVSIREGDQWAPQSASTAHSTPVLIKFHTLDPDFQPGQETKTTPTENQENNERPIEVSKQKRVSLPNDKEIRHVAFNGKGSLDLPGRSILKSCDNRSDNMLYRKSPNASSRRLDSIDSLTCEYNRGLSFDNTKSSSFELGSSMDILHREESVDSFHRNINLGHRYSVFAETDISKCGTSEDDLAANLNVRRNTCPNPFQYRPSNFRGVSRPPGPFKAGTARLRPVLRDGAHPRRESGAQTDVCALPPRWSSDGYLAHKLPVPTTNVPTVPSRAAPTTRRLTVPDARPPPPVRRTDETRRVLLSDIGFTSMVPELSRSADPVWALGKRQSHPDDSTTTSTSKFLSRGSSYRSPCLSIDRSNDWTPQNVYLPSSRDSSRPWRSSLPDVRRDDTDELLEEAEMFVRRSIDNLQAPSVDLEKSIGVTGQPYIPSEPRQLRLGHTVKVITPHGRIAVGRVRYVGLAGASTATSSVVVGAELVHGLQPGLPRNDGLYRGRRYFLTPPLHTALFVPFSKVVMAWAN; encoded by the exons ATGGATAGCGGCAGGCTGGAGGCGGCCCCTTCCGGGGCGGTACACTTGGACACAGTGAGGGCCCTGCACCAGACTGTAGTCTCACTTAGAACTGCACTTGAGGTCTCCAAGAATGAACTGAAACAGTTGAAGGAAAAGTATGAGCAGCACTCTCATTGCTTAGAATATGCAGATGTTATAGAAAAATTGACTTTAGAGAACCACATTTTGAGGCGGAGGATTATAGAATCTGATTATCAAGAAAAGGACCCTGATGCACAGAACATAAAGTTGGAAGTTACTTACAGCCCTAATACACACAATATTGAAGAGTTCACTAGTAGTGAAGTGGTGATAGCGACTGCTACAGACAGGAACAGCACTATAGATGAGCTAGAGCCTATTCCCCAGGAATCTGATGAGAACAGTAACTTCTGTTCGGCTGAGAAGTTGAATGAGATCCCAGAGGATGTAGAGGAATTTTCTGAAGCCCCGGAATCTCCTGCATTCAATGAGTCTGCAGAGTCAGTTCCCCCTGATGATGCAAATAACAACACAGAATTAGGAGAAATCTCTCAGGTCTCAAGTTTGCCTAAGGAAACGGAGGAGCCTGAAGAACTCCACCAACCAAGTTTCAAGACTAAGCTTGAACTACTATCAAAGTTTGATGTGCGAATAAAAGTGCGGACTTTGAAAGAAGGTACAATTGTTTCTAGTACCACATCGGAAAGTGATTCTTCTGAAGACCGAAGAGGTTTTGAGAAGGATTCGGTGTTTACTGGACAACGGTTTCAAGAGAAAGAGGGTCAGGTTGACAATAAGACGGTGAATATAAAGTCTGTTACTACAGACAACGTCAGGATGGCTGTCCCGAATGAAGCGGATGTTAAAAGCAAGTCGGACAAGTTTGATGTCCAAGTGAGGATCACCTCGGAGGAGAACCTGGTTGTGAAGGAGAATATTGAGAGGAGCAGACGGAAGGACACACTCAACTTGGATGTTGATGATCTGAGTCTTAG ATCGTTGTCTGAAGGCGACAACTCAGTGTTCTCTGAAGGGGGCACGACTCCCATAGACCCTAATGCTGCAGCAGCCAATGAAGAGAAACAAGAAGATAATGCAAGTGGCAACGAATCGGAAGAAGTTGACGATATAGAACTTATATTTACTACAGACGAGTCGAAGGATATGAGTAATTTGCAG GAGGACCTCGTCTCCATTCGTGAGGGCGACCAATGGGCTCCTCAATCCGCGTCAACAGCGCACTCCACACCAGTTCTCATAAAGTTCCACACGTTAGACCCTGACTTCCAACCAGGACAGGAGACTAAAACCACACCAACAGAGAACCAGGAGAACAATGAAAGACCGATAGAAGTCTCCAAACAGAAGAGGGTCTCGCTCCCAAATGATAAGGAGATCAGGCACGTCGCCTTCAATGGGAAGGGAAGCTTAGATCTCCCCGGCCGTAGCATCCTGAAGAGTTGTGACAACAGATCGGATAATATGCTGTACAGAAAGAGCCCTAACGCGAGTTCTAGGAGGCTGGACAGTATTGACAGTCTGACTTGCGAGTACAACAGGGGCCTAAGTTTTGATAACACGAAGTCTTCCAGCTTCGAACTTGGATCCAGTATGGACATCCTACATAGGGAGGAGAGTGTGGATAGTTTCCACAGGAACATTAATTTAGGACATCGGTATTCCGTGTTTGCGGAGACTGATATCTCCAAGTGTGGTACGTCGGAAGATGACTTAGCTGCTAACTTGAATGTCAGGAGGAATACTTGCCCTAATCCGTTTCAGTATAG GCCCTCAAACTTCCGAGGCGTGTCCCGGCCTCCCGGTCCGTTCAAGGCTGGCACGGCTCGGCTCCGACCCGTGTTACGCGACGGAGCGCATCCTCGCCGGGAGAGCGGCGCACAAACCGACGTGTGCGCGTTACCACCTCGATGGAGCTCCGATGGATATCTTGCGCATAAG TTGCCAGTGCCAACAACGAACGTGCCGACAGTCCCGTCCCGCGCCGCGCCCACGACGCGCCGCCTGACGGTACCGGacgcgcgcccgccgccgcccgtaCGCCGCACGGACGAGACGCGACGAGTGCTGCTCAGTGATATTG GGTTCACATCGATGGTCCCCGAGTTGTCTCGTTCAGCGGACCCGGTGTGGGCGCTGGGCAAGCGACAGTCCCACCCTGACGACTCTACCACCACCTCTACTTCCAA ATTCCTGTCTCGCGGCTCGTCGTACCGCTCGCCGTGCCTCAGCATAGACAGGAGCAACGACTGGACGCCGCAGAATGTCTACTTACCGTCATCTAGAG ATTCTAGCCGTCCCTGGCGCAGCTCCTTGCCAGACGTGCGCCGTGATGATACGGATGAACTGCTGGAAGAAGCTGAAATGTTCGTGAGGCGATCTATTGACAATCTACAGGCGCCATCTGTTGACT TGGAGAAATCAATTGGCGTGACGGGCCAGCCGTACATCCCGTCGGAGCCCCGACAGCTGAGACTCGGACACACGGTGAAGGTGATCACACCGCACGGACGTATCGCGGTGGGACGCGTCAG